From a single Stackebrandtia endophytica genomic region:
- the bla gene encoding class A beta-lactamase, with protein MIRSRLRWTVPVVALLLTSCATASEAEPDPPMPHPADISAEIADLEAQYGAVVGVYALDTATGQEIAYRADDRFAYASTIKALAAAAVLHRPDTYLDELLTYTADDLVPHSPVTERHVDTGMTLGEVVDAAIRESDNTAGNLLFQRLGGPEGLRAALRDIGDDTTTPTRWEPDLNGFEPGDDRDTSTAAALATSLLRYATEVLDEEDRTTLITAMLGVRTGDGTIRAGVSAGWQVADKTGTGDHGTRNDIALLWSDEGADPVVLAVLTRSVDPDGEPSDSLVAESTAIAMAALKG; from the coding sequence ATGATCCGTTCCCGACTGCGATGGACGGTACCGGTCGTCGCGTTGCTGCTGACGTCCTGCGCGACCGCCTCCGAAGCCGAGCCCGACCCTCCCATGCCACACCCCGCCGACATCTCCGCCGAGATCGCCGACCTGGAGGCGCAGTACGGCGCCGTCGTCGGCGTCTACGCCCTCGACACCGCAACCGGGCAGGAGATCGCCTACCGGGCCGATGACCGGTTCGCCTACGCCTCGACGATCAAGGCGCTGGCCGCCGCGGCCGTCCTCCACCGGCCTGACACCTACCTGGACGAGCTGCTCACCTACACCGCCGACGACCTGGTCCCCCACTCTCCCGTCACCGAACGACACGTCGACACCGGGATGACCTTGGGCGAGGTCGTCGACGCCGCGATCCGGGAAAGCGACAACACCGCCGGAAACCTGCTGTTTCAACGACTCGGCGGCCCCGAGGGACTGCGGGCCGCCCTGCGGGACATCGGGGACGACACGACGACCCCGACACGGTGGGAGCCCGACCTCAACGGTTTCGAACCCGGCGACGACCGCGACACCAGCACCGCCGCCGCGCTGGCGACCAGTCTGCTCCGCTACGCCACCGAAGTGCTGGACGAGGAGGACCGCACAACCCTGATCACCGCGATGCTGGGCGTCCGCACCGGCGACGGCACAATCCGGGCGGGGGTGTCGGCGGGTTGGCAGGTCGCCGACAAGACCGGAACCGGTGATCACGGCACCCGAAACGACATCGCCCTGCTGTGGTCCGACGAAGGCGCCGACCCGGTGGTACTGGCGGTGTTGACCCGATCCGTCGACCCCGACGGGGAACCGAGCGACTCCCTGGTCGCCGAATCGACCGCGATCGCGATGGCGGCGTTGAAGGGCTGA